DNA from Synechococcus sp. CBW1108:
GGCTTGAAAGCGATAGAGCCGATCGCCGGGGGCGCCTGGGTCGAGGCACAGTGCGTTGGCGGCGGCTGAGCCGGGCAGCAGTGAGCGGATCAGGTCGGGGGCACTCTGGAAGACGCGGTAGTACCAGCGGTCGGTGTTCACTGGTTGCGGGCGCTTGCTGGCGAAAAGGTAGCCGCGGCTTGGGGTTGGGGCTGCAGCCCGTGCGGGGATTGGTGGCGCTGGGTGTTGCTGGGGTGCGGGGGCCTCGGGGTTTGTTCGGGCTGGGGCGCCTGGCGGCTCAGGGGGAAGCCAGCCGCCATGCCAATTTGGGCGCCTCCTCGAGTTTGTACAGCTGTACAGACTCCTGCACAGCTGCAAATCAGAGGGGGCGCCTCAAGTGTTTCCCGCCAGCCAGGACGCCAGATCGGCCGGGCCCTGGAAGTCGAGCAGGGCGTCCGCCAGGGCTTCCAACTGCTCCACTGGTAGGCCCTGGATCTGGGCGGTGGTGGTTTCGCTCAAGGGGCCGCAGCGGCGGTTGAGTTGGCGGAGAGTCATCTTGGCGGCTTCGCGGGCGATGCTGGTCCCATCTCGGCCTTTAAAGTCAGGGCAGCACCTGGTCGGCGAGCCGTTGCAGGCGTTGATCAGCCGTAAGGATGCGAGCGGCTTCCCGCCTAGCCAAAGCCAGGTACAGGCAGTCATACACGGGATGGTCGAGATGGCAGGCCAACGCCAGCGCTTCCACCTGCAGCTCACGGTCTGGCTCGAATTGATCCACCAAGCTGCCGCTGCGCTGAAGTTTCCACAGGGCATTGGCCAC
Protein-coding regions in this window:
- a CDS encoding DUF4351 domain-containing protein, whose amino-acid sequence is MTACTWLWLGGKPLASLRLINACNGSPTRCCPDFKGRDGTSIAREAAKMTLRQLNRRCGPLSETTTAQIQGLPVEQLEALADALLDFQGPADLASWLAGNT
- a CDS encoding type II toxin-antitoxin system VapC family toxin; protein product: MATEAGAGTLVLDASPVVRLICHDPAAAGWAEQLAEASMVLAPELMLTEVANALWKLQRSGSLVDQFEPDRELQVEALALACHLDHPVYDCLYLALARREAARILTADQRLQRLADQVLP